The nucleotide sequence TGGCTTGCCAGTTACATCGCCATAGCCGGGGTGCTGGTGCTGTTTGCGAATGGCGGAGATGAGATCTCTCTGCTCAACTTCGCGCTGGCGACGCTCGGGGGAGGCATTGCCGCCGCCCATGGGATTCGGCGAAGGCGGCCTTCGGCAGGGATTGCTCTAGTAGCGTTTCTTGCCTTCGGCCTGCTGCTGGTTTTGAGTCAAACCGTTTTTCTGGACCTCTTCTTTTATCTTGGGCTGGCCGTCATTTTGCTGCTGTTTTTTGTCGACCATCTGCGCGCCTATTTCCGCGAGCGAGCCCAGCGAGAAGCTGCTGAGCTAAAGGCGACACGTCTGGAGCTGGACTACGCGAAACGGCATCTCCAGCCCCATTTTCTCCTGAACACCCTGGCAACACTCGAGGAGTTGATCGAAACCGACCCGGAGCGCGCAAGCCGGATGATCGACGCGCTGGGAGAAGAGTTTCGGATGATGAGTCAGCTCAGTCGGCAGGCAACGGTGTCTCTGGCTGAGGAGATTGCGCTGTGCAGTGCTCACCTTGATGTGATGTCGCTGCGCTACAACGTGCCGCTGTCGCTGGAGATCGAGGATAGCGGTCTTGACGGTAAGGAGCTTCGCCTCCCGCCTGTCGTGCTTCATACGCTGATCGAGAATGCGCTGACACACAACCGCTTTATCGCAGGCGTAAATTTCTTGCTCAAAATCGGCACAAGCAAGCAAGGGCACCATCTCGAATTCCACGCGCCGCGCGGGGACAACCAGGAGCACGTCGGAGGAGGGCTTGGGGAGAGCTACATCACGGCCCGGCTTGAAGAGGTCTTCGGCGGGCGGGCCAATATGGTGGTTGAGAACACCATGGATGCGTGGGTAACGCGCCTGGAGCTGCCGCGTGAAAATTGCGATCATTGAAGACGAGCCGCTGATCGCGCAGCGGATCGAGCGTCTCACCAAAGCGGTCAGACCGCAGGCCACAACGCAGCATTTCAGCAGTCTGCCGGAAGCCCTGGCAGGCCTTGCGGAGAATTCAGCTGACGTGGTGCTTCTAGACCTGAACCTGCAGGGGAACGACGGCTTTCAGCTGCTCGCAGAGGCCGTAGCCAGCGCTGCGGAGACGATCGTGATTTCAGCCAACGTTGACCGTGCCGTGGAAGCCTTCGAGTGGGGCGTGGTCGATTTTGTTCCCAAGCCGTTTAATCAGGCGCGCCTGGCAACAGCGCTTGATCGGCTCACCGCTGCCGCAAGGTCACCGGCTGCGAGGCTGACGGTTCGTCATCGCGGTCGGCTGGAGGTGATTGAAGCCGAGCGCATTACGTCGATTCACGGTGCCGGCGACTACGCTGAGATCATGCTGTCCGACAGCAGCTCAAGGCTTCACGAGAAAGGTCTCGACGCGCTGGAAAAAGTGCTACCCGAGGACTTTGTTCGCGTTCACCGTTCGCATATTCTGAGGCTCTCGACCATCGAATCCATCCAGTCACTGCCGGGCAGTCAGTACCGAGCCAAGCTTCGTTCGGGCATCGAATATCCGGTCAGTCGCCGCCGGGTGAAAGACCTGCGACAGAAAATCTCCAGCGATTAGAAAGTCCTTTCGCTCGCGTGCGCCGAGCGTACGGTCAGGCTTGGACCATTTTTCTCAGCAGGTCGACCAAGATTCGCTGATCTTTTTTGGTCAGTTCGGTGACCTGTTCCGCGGCGACGTTGAACCTGACACGCGCCGCCTTTGCCGCCAGCGCTGCACCGGATCGAGTCAGTTTGGCTCGACGCACCCGACCGTCGCTCGGATCGGGCGTTCGACTCAGCAAACCGGCATTTTCCAAGCGGGTAAGGGCCGTGGTCATGGCACCGGAGGTCAGCACCACCGA is from Pseudomonadota bacterium and encodes:
- a CDS encoding histidine kinase; translated protein: MRIAVLLWALALAGCAREPLAGIGEVKVRFGNDPSWAARELDDADWEMVSWAQVDRRESWWMRSSIEIPEALRASNQPLGLYLFAAASAEIHWDGQLLGHNGRPADDQQSEVPGTIAFVLPLPAPAEGLHTLAVRWSSHNAGPRVRTPVDAVFIGPYGDPLRFSRAGYLPAQVVGGSLALALLLLIGLAVRGRDAATAWLALATLGALLQLTAETSRAFVNYPYPLHSLRLAAIGAAAGLAGLGLLGFSFRRFVPDRAAWPWLASYIAIAGVLVLFANGGDEISLLNFALATLGGGIAAAHGIRRRRPSAGIALVAFLAFGLLLVLSQTVFLDLFFYLGLAVILLLFFVDHLRAYFRERAQREAAELKATRLELDYAKRHLQPHFLLNTLATLEELIETDPERASRMIDALGEEFRMMSQLSRQATVSLAEEIALCSAHLDVMSLRYNVPLSLEIEDSGLDGKELRLPPVVLHTLIENALTHNRFIAGVNFLLKIGTSKQGHHLEFHAPRGDNQEHVGGGLGESYITARLEEVFGGRANMVVENTMDAWVTRLELPRENCDH
- a CDS encoding LytTR family DNA-binding domain-containing protein translates to MKIAIIEDEPLIAQRIERLTKAVRPQATTQHFSSLPEALAGLAENSADVVLLDLNLQGNDGFQLLAEAVASAAETIVISANVDRAVEAFEWGVVDFVPKPFNQARLATALDRLTAAARSPAARLTVRHRGRLEVIEAERITSIHGAGDYAEIMLSDSSSRLHEKGLDALEKVLPEDFVRVHRSHILRLSTIESIQSLPGSQYRAKLRSGIEYPVSRRRVKDLRQKISSD
- a CDS encoding MarR family transcriptional regulator, producing MSRNAPNDADVIDLLRSQWKSQLPHLNTEAMEVVGRITLLASRWEAELQRALKPFALSYTDFDIIATLRRSGTPYELTPTELLESVVLTSGAMTTALTRLENAGLLSRTPDPSDGRVRRAKLTRSGAALAAKAARVRFNVAAEQVTELTKKDQRILVDLLRKMVQA